From Cheilinus undulatus linkage group 17, ASM1832078v1, whole genome shotgun sequence, one genomic window encodes:
- the LOC121525149 gene encoding guanine nucleotide-binding protein subunit alpha-14-like has protein sequence MEECCLSGEELERLRIHREIEKQLRRDKRDSHRELKLLLLGTGESGKSTFIKQMRIIHGSGYSEADRKGFTRLVFQNIVTAIQALIHAMKTLQIDYFDDKNISHAETLSQLEADQVSTLESWQANAIKRVWNDHGVQTCYDRRREFQLSDSAKYYLSDLDRITAVPYIPTQQDILRVRVPTTGIIEYPFDLSKVIFRMVDVGGQRSERRKWIHCFENVTSIIFLAALSEYDQVLYESENDNRLRESIALFTTILSYRWFQDSSTILFLNKTDLLEEKITQSHLAAYFPAFKGPQGDLKAAKNFILQMYVEQHSGHHKPLYTHFTCATDTENIRVVFKAVKDTLFRDNLEKFNLE, from the exons ATGGAGGAGTGCTGCCTTTCTGGTGAAGAACTGGAGAGACTGAGGATACACAGAGAAATAGAGAAACAGCTTCGTCGAGATAAAAGAGATTCTCATAGGGAGCTAAAGCTGCTGCTATTAG GCACTGGTGAAAGTGGAAAGAGCACTTTCATCAAACAGATGAGGATCATCCATGGCAGTGGGTACAGTGAGGCTGACAGGAAAGGTTTCACACGGCTGGTGTTCCAGAACATCGTCACAGCCATCCAGGCGCTGATCCACGCCATGAAGACACTGCAGATCGACTACTTTGATGACAAGAACATT agccatgcagagacgctgagccaATTAGAGGCAGACCAGGTGTCCACTTTGGAGTCTTGGCAGGCAAACGCCATTAAGAGAGTGTGGAATGACCATGGTGTTCAAACGTGCTACGACCGCAGGAGGGAATTCCAGCTATCTGACTCTGCCAAATA CTACCTGAGTGACTTGGACAGAATCACAGCTGTGCCATACATCCCGACACAGCAGGACATCTTGAGGGTCAGGGTCCCTACCACAGGCATCATAGAGTACCCCTTTGACCTTTCTAAAGTCATCTTCAG GATGGTGGACGTTGGTGGGCAGCGCTCAGAGAGGAGGAAATGGATCCACTGTTTCGAGAACGTCACCTCCATCATATTCCTGGCTGCCCTGAGTGAATACGACCAAGTCCTCTATGAGAGTGAGAATGAT AATCGGCTGAGAGAGAGCATTGCCTTGTTCACGACCATCCTTTCTTACCGGTGGTTTCAAGACTCCTCCACCATCCTCTTCTTGAACAAAACAGACCTGCTGGAGGAGAAAATCACACAGTCTCATTTGGCAGCCTACTTCCCAGCATTTAAAG GACCTCAGGGTGACCTCAAAGCTGCCAAAAACTTCATCCTCCAAATGTACGTGGAGCAGCACAGCGGACACCACAAACCTCTCTACACTCACTTCACCTGTGCCACAGACACGGAGAACATCCGTGTGGTTTTTAAAGCCGTCAAAGACACTCTTTTCAGAGATAACCTGGAAAAGTTCAACCTTGAATGA